One window of Marmota flaviventris isolate mMarFla1 chromosome 5, mMarFla1.hap1, whole genome shotgun sequence genomic DNA carries:
- the LOC114086562 gene encoding small EDRK-rich factor 1, whose product MARGNQRELARQKNMKKTQEISKGKRKEDSLTASQRKQRDSEIMQQKQKAANEKKSMQTREK is encoded by the exons ATGGCCC GTGGAAATCAGCGAGAACTTGCCCGccagaaaaatatgaagaaaacccAGGAAATTagcaagggaaaaagaaaagaggatagCTTGACTGCCTCTCAGAGAAAGCAGAG GGACTCTGAGATCATGCAACAAAAGCAGAAGGCAGCTAATGAGAAGAAGTCTATgcaaacaagagaaaaatga